In a single window of the bacterium genome:
- the rpsH gene encoding 30S ribosomal protein S8, translating into MPVNDPIADMLTRIRNAVHAKHVNVLVPHSGIKEALARVLAAEGFVKEVDVAGEGVRKSIVITLKYMPSGDPVFRSLERTSKLGRRCYIGASDIRPNRQGVGTAILTTSKGVMKDVDAKRLGLGGEILCTAW; encoded by the coding sequence ATGCCTGTCAACGACCCGATTGCCGACATGCTAACGCGCATACGCAACGCTGTGCACGCGAAGCACGTCAATGTGCTCGTACCCCATTCCGGTATAAAGGAAGCGCTCGCTCGCGTGCTCGCCGCCGAAGGTTTTGTCAAAGAGGTGGACGTGGCGGGCGAGGGGGTCCGGAAATCGATCGTCATCACCCTCAAGTACATGCCTTCGGGCGATCCGGTCTTCAGGAGCCTGGAGCGCACGAGCAAGCTGGGGAGGCGCTGCTACATCGGCGCTTCCGATATACGCCCGAACAGACAGGGCGTCGGGACCGCGATACTCACGACCTCCAAGGGCGTGATGAAGGATGTGGACGCAAAGAGGCTGGGGCTGGGCGGAGAGATCCTCTGCACCGCCTGGTAA
- the rplE gene encoding 50S ribosomal protein L5: MKPKVPTEIEVRYTQECVPALMKQFGFKNIMRVPRLEKIVLNTSMKEALQDIKVLENAAEELALITGQRPCITKAKKSIANFKLRKGQSIGARVTLRGKAMYDFMNKLVNVALPRVRDFKGVPPKSFDGRGNYTLGLTEQAIFPEINVDRIQRVNGMNLTFVTSAKNDEEGKALLALLGMPFRSEKE; this comes from the coding sequence CTGAAGCCGAAGGTTCCGACGGAGATCGAGGTCAGATACACGCAGGAGTGCGTGCCGGCGCTCATGAAACAGTTCGGCTTCAAGAACATCATGAGGGTACCGCGTCTCGAGAAGATAGTGCTCAACACCTCGATGAAGGAGGCGCTCCAGGACATAAAGGTGCTGGAGAACGCGGCCGAAGAACTCGCACTTATCACCGGCCAGCGTCCCTGCATCACCAAAGCCAAGAAATCGATCGCAAACTTCAAATTGCGCAAGGGCCAGTCGATCGGCGCGAGGGTTACGCTCCGCGGCAAGGCGATGTACGACTTCATGAACAAGCTCGTGAACGTAGCTCTCCCCCGCGTCAGGGATTTCAAAGGCGTGCCGCCAAAGTCGTTTGACGGCCGCGGAAACTATACGCTCGGCCTGACCGAGCAGGCGATATTCCCCGAGATCAATGTGGACAGGATACAGAGGGTAAACGGCATGAATCTTACGTTCGTGACTTCGGCAAAAAATGACGAGGAGGGCAAGGCGCTGCTCGCCCTCCTGGGTATGCCGTTCAGGAGCGAAAAAGAATAG
- the rplX gene encoding 50S ribosomal protein L24, producing MKIRKGDMVKVIAGKDKGKTGKVLRMDAEKSRVWIEHLNTVKRHQKPTQTHRQGGIIEKEAPLSISNVMYYDEKAARPSRIGYRMEKGVKVRYAKRSGEVITVAKA from the coding sequence ATGAAGATACGCAAGGGAGACATGGTCAAGGTGATCGCCGGCAAGGACAAGGGCAAGACCGGCAAAGTGCTCCGCATGGACGCGGAAAAGAGCCGCGTATGGATCGAGCACCTCAACACGGTGAAGCGTCACCAGAAACCCACGCAGACGCACAGGCAGGGCGGCATCATCGAGAAGGAAGCTCCTCTCTCCATCTCGAACGTCATGTACTACGACGAGAAAGCGGCCCGCCCTTCGCGCATAGGCTACAGGATGGAAAAGGGCGTGAAGGTCCGTTACGCGAAGCGTTCCGGCGAGGTGATCACAGTAGCTAAAGCATGA
- the rplN gene encoding 50S ribosomal protein L14, with translation MIQQMTELLVADNSGAKLLRCIKVLGGTRRRYAGVGDIIVVSVREAMPKAKVKKGDVKKAVIVRTKKEIKRSDGSTIKFDENSAVLISDQGEPIGTRIFGPVARELRARKYVKIISLAPEVL, from the coding sequence ATGATTCAGCAGATGACAGAATTACTGGTCGCCGATAATTCCGGCGCCAAACTCCTCCGCTGCATAAAGGTGCTGGGCGGAACCAGGCGCCGCTATGCCGGCGTCGGCGACATCATCGTCGTCTCGGTCAGGGAGGCGATGCCCAAGGCCAAGGTGAAGAAGGGCGACGTGAAGAAGGCCGTGATCGTTCGCACGAAGAAGGAGATCAAGCGCAGCGACGGTTCCACGATTAAGTTCGATGAGAACTCCGCAGTCTTGATCAGCGACCAGGGCGAGCCGATCGGTACGCGCATATTCGGGCCGGTCGCGAGGGAGCTGCGTGCGCGCAAATACGTGAAGATCATATCGCTGGCTCCGGAGGTTCTCTGA
- a CDS encoding type Z 30S ribosomal protein S14, with translation MAKTSLIVKSQRKPKFKARAYNRCPICGRARGYMRRFDMCRICFRNMALRGDLPGVMKSSW, from the coding sequence ATGGCCAAGACATCCTTGATCGTGAAGTCGCAGCGCAAGCCGAAGTTCAAGGCCCGCGCATACAACCGTTGCCCGATCTGCGGCAGGGCCAGGGGCTACATGCGGCGCTTCGACATGTGCCGCATATGCTTCAGGAACATGGCCCTGAGGGGCGATCTTCCTGGCGTCATGAAGTCGAGCTGGTAA
- the rpsQ gene encoding 30S ribosomal protein S17 — MSGIESRKLRTGVVVSAAMDKSVTVQVERTVKDPDFGKYLRRRKKYMAHDEKNECKKGDMVAIRECRPLSKRKCWRVVEVLEKASGVE, encoded by the coding sequence GGACAGGGGTCGTCGTTAGCGCCGCCATGGACAAGAGCGTGACCGTCCAGGTGGAGCGCACCGTCAAGGATCCGGATTTCGGCAAGTACCTGAGGCGCCGTAAGAAGTATATGGCGCATGACGAGAAGAACGAGTGCAAGAAGGGCGATATGGTCGCCATCCGCGAGTGCCGTCCCCTCTCCAAGCGCAAGTGCTGGAGGGTCGTGGAGGTGCTCGAGAAGGCTTCGGGAGTCGAGTGA